One Glycine soja cultivar W05 chromosome 2, ASM419377v2, whole genome shotgun sequence genomic region harbors:
- the LOC114398151 gene encoding HMG-Y-related protein A-like, protein MATEEVNKPQSLPPYPEMIVKALEALNEPNGSNKSAISKYIETTYGELPDATVLGSHLNKMKDSGELSFKQNNYMKADPNAPPKRGRGRPPKPKTPLPPGTVVSPPRPRGRPPKDPNAPPKSPKAKATPGSGRPRGRPKKVPRSPAVAAPTAVSSGRPRGRPPKVKPQLTEVSVES, encoded by the exons ATGGCTACTGAAGAGGTTAACAAACCTCAATCACTTCCTCCATACCCTGAG ATGATAGTGAAAGCACTTGAAGCACTGAATGAGCCAAATGGATCGAACAAGTCAGCAATATCAAAGTACATAGAAACCACCTACGGTGAGTTGCCAGACGCAACCGTTTTGGGGAGTCACCTTAACAAGATGAAAGACAGTGGAGAGCTTTCTTTCAAACAGAACAATTACATGAAAGCTGACCCAAATGCCCCACCAAAGAGGGGCCGTGGAAGGCCACCAAAGCCAAAGACTCCATTGCCACCAGGCACTGTTGTGTCCCCTCCAAGGCCAAGGGGTCGTCCCCCAAAAGACCCTAATGCCCCTCCTAAGTCTCCCAAGGCTAAGGCCACCCCCGGAAGTGGCAGGCCAAGAGGAAGGCCTAAGAAGGTTCCTCGGTCTCCGGCCGTCGCCGCTCCGACCGCCGTCTCCAGTGGCAGGCCTCGAGGTAGGCCTCCCAAGGTGAAGCCTCAGTTGACAGAAGTCAGTGTTGAGTCATAG
- the LOC114398162 gene encoding HMG-Y-related protein A codes for MATEEVNKPQSLPPYPEMIVKTLEALNEPNGSNKSAISKYIETTYGELPDATVLGSHLNKMKDSGELSFKQNNYMKADPNAPPKRGRGRPPKPKTPLPPGTVVSPPRPRGRPPKDPNAPPKSPKAKATPGSGRPRGRPKKVPRSPAVAAPTAVSSGRPRGRPPKVKPQLTEVSVES; via the exons ATGGCCACTGAAGAGGTTAACAAACCTCAATCACTTCCTCCATACCCTGAG ATGATAGTGAAAACACTTGAAGCACTGAATGAGCCAAATGGATCGAACAAGTCAGCAATATCAAAGTACATAGAAACCACCTACGGTGAGTTGCCAGACGCAACCGTTTTGGGGAGTCACCTTAACAAGATGAAAGACAGTGGAGAGCTTTCTTTCAAACAGAACAATTACATGAAAGCTGACCCAAATGCCCCACCAAAGAGGGGCCGTGGAAGGCCACCAAAGCCAAAGACTCCATTGCCACCAGGCACTGTTGTGTCCCCTCCAAGGCCAAGGGGTCGTCCCCCAAAAGACCCTAATGCCCCTCCTAAGTCTCCCAAGGCTAAGGCCACCCCTGGAAGTGGCAGGCCAAGAGGAAGGCCTAAGAAGGTTCCTCGGTCTCCGGCCGTCGCCGCTCCGACCGCCGTCTCCAGTGGCAGGCCTCGAGGTAGGCCTCCCAAGGTGAAGCCTCAGTTGACAGAAGTCAGTGTTGAGTCATAG
- the LOC114398172 gene encoding myosin-binding protein 3, which produces MATNKFATMLHRNTNRMVVILVYAVLEWLLIALLLLNSLFSYLITIFAKCVGLQPPCLWCSRVDHVLQKDIATHLHKDLVCEAHAAEISKLGYCSNHQRLAETHSMCEDCLASRPNHPENSFGMRQRIAFISWVSSHGKHENGDDDIMGLRRCSCCNESLSCSSSSSQLYSPYLLLKPSWGHENYNSKGSSFIVEEAIDDEKEDDKDLEFDFEFERNNGEEEVADEHQILSDIESFILIEAAEDRLSSVSNLHSDEKDAEKDEKEDDDDLIIITELDPSGDHNFVCQFTSTMQGSLYGDQSLEVINVHFENHMACDSHRLVPVKLIDSITSLNLETYKLDESPIEAQSSILERGGLLTVDESAEKTSVRELESLENCINLELEGLKQNSVDEVHPQGTTAGEAQTLLNDDNSVEAATEELDDTQVDLPQSQKPESSNECTEEDESSSSDDDVGVQNAFDKFIAQNNLSKSQSLSNGDNSMEAEMQEPENPQANLPPSEEPACSCQCISEDESSSSDDDAEVQNAFDEFIAQNRLSQSQSLSNDDKSIKSDTEEPENKQDNHSPSEEPACLSNIQEDQSSTSEDDTEAPNAFDEFITQNNLCPDKTGANDTEYAKNIEKTIAVEKNHEETSHESSKCPEPYEVEEEKLPETPRSVDGLHYLHKRESVANDSVDGSVASEAECGDPVLTIDRLKTALQTERRALSVVYQELEEERSASAVAANQTMAMITRLQEEKAAMQMEALQYQRMMEEQSEYDQEALQLLNELMMKREKEKQELEKELEEYRQKVMEYEAKEKLRVLQRMKDGSVRSRGSSSSCSNMNYTDELSIDLNREVHDEDNVLFNHEEISHNNATDDTVSNMEEMALDCVKHVSALDDTLAEFEEERASILEQLKALEEKIISLADNEEFLDDIKLIEHSSMYGDKDLNENCNFSSVEEENGYSNGFSDDKHSPIGSLAKKLLPYLDAAENETEETYTLEGQLESESSDMQNSVPILEMDSMKTCIEEEVDRVYERLQALETDKEFLQHCMGSIQNGGEKGVDLLQEILQHLRDLKDVEIRLKTLGNDPL; this is translated from the exons ATGGCTACCAACAAGTTTGCTACCATGTTGCATAGAAACACCAACAGAATGGTTGTGATTCTAGTCTATGCAGTGCTTGAATGGCTTTTGATAGCACTCCTTCTTCTAAACTCTTTGTTCAGTTACCTCATCACAATATTTGCCAAATGTGTTGGCCTCCAACCACCGTGTCTTTGGTGTTCAAGGGTTGATCACGTATTGCAGAAAGACATTGCCACGCATTTGCACAAGGATCTCGTGTGTGAGGCTCACGCAGCAGAGATTTCCAAGCTCGGTTACTGCTCAAATCATCAGAGACTCGCGGAGACACACAGCATGTGTGAGGATTGTTTGGCCTCTCGGCCAAACCATCCCGAGAACTCGTTCGGAATGAGGCAAAGAATCGCTTTCATCTCGTGGGTGAGTAGTCATGGCAAACATGAAAATGGAGATGATGACATAATGGGATTGAGAAGGTGCTCTTGCTGCAATGAGAGCTTGAgctgcagcagcagcagcagccaGCTTTACTCTCCTTATTTGCTGTTGAAGCCTTCTTGGGGCCATGAGAATTACAATAGCAAAGGGTCTTCTTTTATTGTGGAAGAGGCAATAGATGATGAAAAAGAAGATGATAAGGACCTTGAGTTTGATTTTGAGTTTGAGAGAAACAATGGAGAAGAAGAGGTGGCAGATGAGCATCAGATACTTTCTGATATCGAGAGTTTTATCCTCATAGAGGCGGCCGAGGATCGTTTGAGTTCTGTTTCCAACTTGCATTCGGATGAAAAGGATGCGGAAAAAGATgagaaggaagatgatgatgatcttaTCATCATCACTGAGCTGGATCCAAGTGGTGATCACAATTTTGTTTGTCAATTCACTTCCACTATGCAGGGTTCACTGTATGGAGATCAATCACTTGAAGTCATCAATGTGCATTTTGAGAATCATATGGCTTGTGATAGCCACCGTTTGGTGCCTGTCAAGTTAATTGACTCTATTACCtctttgaatcttgaaacataCAAATTGGATGAGTCACCAATTGAAGCACAATCAAGTATCTTAGAAAGGGGAGGATTACTCACAGTGGATGAGAGTGCAGAGAAAACAAGTGTGAGAGAACTTGAAAGCTTggaaaattgtataaatttggAACTTGAAGGGTTAAAACAGAATTCAGTTGATGAGGTACATCCACAGGGGACTACTGCTGGAGAAGCTCAGACTTTGCTGAATGATGACAACAGTGTTGAAGCAGCTACTGAAGAACTAGATGATACACAAG TTGATTTGCCTCAATCTCAAAAACCAGAAAGCTCTAATGAATGCACAGAAGAAGATGAATCTTCATCAAGTGATGATGATGTTGGAGTCCAAAATGCCTTTGATAAGTTCATTGCTCAGAATAATCTAAGTAAGTCTCAAAGTTTATCTAATGGTGACAACAGTATGGAAGCAGAGATGCAAGAACCAGAAAATCCACAAG CTAATCTGCCTCCATCTGAAGAACCAGCCTGCTCTTGTCAATGCATATCAGAAGATGAATCTTCATCAAGTGATGATGATGCTGAAGTTCAAAATGCCTTTGATGAATTTATTGCTCAGAATCGTCTAAGTCAGTCTCAAAGTTTATCCAATGatgataaaagtataaaatcagATACGGAAGAACCAGAGAATAAACAAG ATAACCATTCTCCATCTGAAGAACCTGCTTGCTTATCTAACATACAAGAAGATCAATCTTCCACAAGTGAAGATGATACTGAAGCTCCAAATGCCTTTGATGAATTCATTACCCAGAATAATCTCT GTCCAGATAAAACAGGTGCAAATGACACCGAGTATGCTAAGAACATTGAGAAAACAATAGCAgttgagaaaaatcatgaagAAACAAGCCATGAATCATCCAAGTGCCCAGAGCCATACGAAGTAGAAGAAGAGAAACTTCCTGAGACTCCTAGATCTGTAGATGGCCTGCATTACCTGCATAAAAGAGAATCAGTAGCAAATGACTCTGTGGATGGCAGTGTTGCAAGTGAGGCAGAATGTGGCGACCCGGTATTAACAATCGACCGGCTAAAAACAGCTTTACAAACTGAAAGAAGGGCTCTAAGTGTTGTATATCAAGAACTAGAAGAAGAGAGAAGTGCATCAGCAGTAGCTGCCAACCAGACAATGGCAATGATTACAAGACTACAGGAAGAAAAGGCAGCAATGCAGATGGAAGCATTGCAATACCAGAGGATGATGGAAGAACAATCAGAGTATGACCAGGAAGCTTTGCAGCTTTTGAATGAGTTGATGATGAAAAGGGAGAAAGAGAAGCAAGAACTTGAGAAGGAGTTGGAAGAGTATAGACAGAAGGTAATGGAATATGAAGCAAAAGAGAAACTAAGGGTGTTGCAAAGAATGAAAGATGGAAGTGTAAGAAGTAGAGGATCCTCTTCTTCTTGCAGCAACATGAACTACACTGATGAGCTATCCATTGATCTTAACCGCGAGGTGCATGACGAAGATAATGTCTTGTTCAACCATGAGGAGATCAGCCACAATAATGCAACTGATGACACAGTTTCTAATATGGAGGAGATGGCACTAGACTGTGTAAAGCATGTAAGTGCTCTTGATGATACATTGGCTGAATTTGAGGAAGAGAGGGCTTCCATTCTAGAACAGCTCAAAGCATTAGAGGAAAAGATTATTTCACTTGCAGATAATGAGGAATTTCTTGATGACATCAAATTGATTGAGCATTCATCAATGTATGGTGACAAAGACTTGAATGAAAACTGCAACTTTAGCAGTGTTGAAGAGGAGAATGGATATTCTAATGGGTTTTCAGATGATAAACACTCTCCAATAGGTTCCTTGGCCAAGAAGCTACTTCCATATTTAGATGCAGCTGAGAATGAGACTGAGGAAACATACACACTTGAGGGACAATTGGAATCTGAATCATCTGACATGCAAAACTCAGTTCCTATACTTGAAATGGATAGCATGAAGACATGCATTGAAGAGGAGGTTGATCGTGTTTACGAGAGGTTACAAGCTCTTGAAACAGATAAGGAGTTTCTACAACACTGCATGGGTTCCATACAGAATGGTGGAGAGAAAGGAGTGGATCTGCTTCAAGAAATCTTGCAACATCTTCGTGATCTTAAGGATGTGGAAATTCGCCTGAAGACCTTGGGAAATGATCCACTATAG